From the Limosilactobacillus panis genome, one window contains:
- a CDS encoding tRNA (cytidine(34)-2'-O)-methyltransferase, with protein MTNHIALFEPLFPANTGNIARTCAGTNTELHLIKPLGFSTDDKHMKRAGLDYWNKVKITYHDDLPSFVATIPDMSKLYIVSKFANHDYTDVDYTGEGDHYFLFGKETTGLPGQFMRKYPDNAIRIPQNDDNIRALNLSNSAAIVIYEALRQQSFPNLARVHTYHFDKLK; from the coding sequence ATGACAAACCACATTGCACTTTTTGAACCGCTCTTTCCTGCCAATACCGGGAATATTGCCCGGACCTGTGCGGGGACCAATACCGAGTTGCACCTGATTAAGCCCCTGGGCTTTTCAACTGATGATAAACACATGAAGCGGGCCGGACTGGATTACTGGAATAAGGTAAAAATTACCTACCATGATGATCTGCCGTCATTCGTTGCCACAATTCCAGATATGAGTAAACTTTACATCGTTTCCAAGTTCGCCAACCATGACTATACGGACGTCGATTATACTGGGGAAGGGGACCACTACTTCCTCTTCGGTAAGGAAACGACGGGGTTACCGGGACAGTTCATGCGTAAGTATCCTGATAACGCAATCAGAATTCCCCAAAATGATGATAATATTCGGGCACTAAACCTGTCCAATAGTGCGGCAATTGTGATTTATGAAGCCCTGCGGCAGCAAAGCTTTCCGAATCTTGCCCGGGTTCATACCTACCACTTTGATAAATTAAAGTAA
- a CDS encoding DNA translocase FtsK, translated as MARKRRPATRKAKKRGSSKKDDQLINNLLGLIVTLLMLLGLTNLGVLGTVIANGFRILCGTSYQVAIIVVMIFSLSFTFFAHWPRLKGRWITGFIVFYLGLLVWLHVLMVNQQGVHAKFIQVTWSNLGKVIFNGDTTVPIGGGMMGAYLYNASNLLIAHIGTAILSWVLMILGIVIFFALPWRKFLAAVGIGLKKAENRVRGAGQRLHKYVDQPAVSPHLSSQEPEKDPALMKSAVPPTTAKEKTAAKSVAAQPDPTITVASSKQTAADSQPVTEKEDEPMPLTGVVAQEDKDYQLPPLDLLTKVKAADQQADLKNIKKNTHTLQTTLQSFGVDATVENVNLGPSVTKYELRPAVGVKVSRITHLADDLALALAAKDIRIEAPIPGKSLIGIEVPNKQVATVGFRDMFEAAPSDDRPLNVPLGRTVTGDVEMADLTKMPHLLIAGATGSGKSVAINVILTSILLKAKPHQVKLLLIDPKKVELSVYNGIPHLLSPVVSEPKKAARALAKVVAEMERRYELFAKFGVRNLKGYNKLVRNNNAQEENDEQPTLPLVLVVVDELADLMMTVSNDVEDSIVRIAQMGRAAGIHMILATQRPSVDVITGLIKANVPSRIAFAVSSGIDSRTIIDTNGAEKLLGRGDMLFEPIDQNKPTRVQGAFISDQDVEAVVDFIKKEQPAEYDENMVVTDQEIENEEEHEEEDDLFPDALKFVVQEQKASTSLIQRRFRIGYNRAARIIDDMEQRGYIGPANGSKPREVFKQDDSENTDKQ; from the coding sequence ATGGCAAGAAAAAGGCGCCCGGCAACACGTAAAGCAAAGAAGCGGGGAAGTAGTAAGAAGGATGACCAGCTTATCAATAACCTCCTGGGCCTAATTGTGACGCTTTTGATGCTTCTGGGGTTAACAAACTTAGGCGTTTTGGGGACGGTCATCGCGAATGGTTTTCGAATTCTCTGTGGAACAAGTTATCAGGTTGCAATCATCGTGGTGATGATTTTTTCCTTGTCCTTTACCTTCTTTGCCCACTGGCCACGTCTGAAGGGCCGGTGGATAACCGGCTTTATAGTCTTTTACCTGGGCCTGCTGGTGTGGCTGCATGTCCTAATGGTCAACCAGCAAGGAGTTCACGCTAAGTTTATTCAGGTAACTTGGAGTAACCTTGGTAAGGTCATCTTTAATGGGGATACAACAGTTCCTATTGGTGGGGGAATGATGGGTGCCTACCTATACAACGCTAGTAACCTCCTAATTGCCCACATTGGGACTGCAATCCTCTCCTGGGTACTGATGATTCTCGGGATCGTTATTTTTTTTGCCTTACCATGGCGGAAATTCTTGGCGGCCGTTGGGATTGGCTTGAAGAAGGCGGAAAACCGGGTAAGAGGCGCGGGTCAGCGTCTTCACAAATACGTTGACCAACCGGCTGTTAGCCCCCACTTGAGTAGTCAGGAGCCAGAAAAAGATCCAGCACTGATGAAATCAGCAGTGCCACCAACCACGGCAAAAGAGAAGACAGCGGCAAAAAGTGTTGCTGCCCAACCAGATCCCACAATTACTGTTGCTAGCAGTAAGCAGACGGCAGCAGACAGCCAACCAGTCACGGAAAAGGAGGACGAACCAATGCCCCTTACCGGGGTTGTCGCCCAGGAAGATAAGGATTACCAGCTACCGCCCCTTGACTTGCTAACCAAGGTGAAGGCTGCTGACCAACAGGCCGACCTCAAAAACATCAAGAAGAATACCCATACCTTGCAAACAACACTGCAGTCGTTTGGGGTGGATGCAACAGTTGAAAACGTCAACCTGGGCCCTTCGGTAACGAAGTATGAGCTGCGGCCGGCGGTTGGGGTGAAAGTAAGTCGAATCACCCACTTGGCAGATGACTTGGCCCTCGCCCTCGCTGCAAAGGACATCCGGATTGAGGCTCCCATTCCGGGCAAGTCGTTAATCGGAATTGAAGTCCCCAACAAGCAGGTGGCAACGGTTGGCTTCCGTGATATGTTTGAGGCGGCTCCTAGTGACGACCGTCCATTAAATGTTCCCCTTGGCCGAACCGTTACGGGGGATGTTGAGATGGCGGACCTTACAAAGATGCCCCACCTTTTGATCGCCGGTGCTACCGGGTCCGGTAAGTCAGTAGCAATCAACGTTATTTTGACCAGTATTTTGCTCAAGGCTAAGCCCCACCAGGTTAAACTATTATTGATTGACCCCAAAAAAGTTGAACTGAGTGTCTATAATGGTATTCCTCACCTGTTGAGCCCTGTCGTTTCTGAACCGAAAAAAGCGGCCCGGGCCCTTGCTAAGGTTGTCGCAGAAATGGAACGGCGGTATGAACTATTCGCTAAGTTTGGTGTCCGCAACCTTAAAGGGTACAATAAGCTTGTTCGAAATAATAATGCCCAAGAGGAAAACGACGAACAGCCAACCCTCCCGCTAGTGCTGGTTGTTGTCGACGAACTAGCGGACCTGATGATGACCGTGTCAAATGATGTTGAAGATTCCATTGTCCGGATTGCCCAAATGGGACGGGCTGCCGGTATTCACATGATTCTTGCCACGCAGCGGCCATCGGTAGACGTTATCACGGGGCTGATTAAGGCCAACGTGCCGTCCCGGATTGCCTTTGCGGTCTCTAGTGGAATTGATTCGCGAACGATCATTGACACGAACGGTGCGGAAAAGCTACTTGGCCGCGGGGACATGCTGTTTGAGCCGATAGATCAGAATAAGCCGACGAGGGTTCAGGGGGCCTTCATTTCTGATCAGGACGTCGAAGCGGTTGTGGACTTTATTAAAAAGGAACAGCCGGCTGAGTACGACGAGAATATGGTGGTTACGGATCAGGAAATTGAAAACGAGGAGGAACACGAGGAAGAAGACGACCTCTTCCCTGATGCCCTTAAGTTTGTGGTTCAGGAACAGAAGGCCTCGACCTCCTTAATTCAGCGGCGCTTCCGGATTGGTTACAACCGTGCTGCGCGGATAATTGATGATATGGAACAGCGGGGCTATATTGGCCCGGCCAACGGGTCTAAGCCGCGTGAAGTGTTTAAGCAAGACGACAGTGAGAATACGGATAAGCAATAA